agaagaagatgaatctatttgcagaaactatgttttttttgTTTACTCATCTTGCTTCAGCAAACTATCCACGGGTGAATTTCTTGGCGGTTATTTACGATGGGTTCTGCAGTGACACCCGTAATCCGAGTCGTCGTGCTATATGCGACATAAAAAATCGTTATCGTACAATTAAGATAGAAGTAAGTGAGTTTGTAGCTTTAACCATACAAGCCAATCGATATAGAATAATAGGTGAAACTGACTGAaatggtaacaagatctttggctgaatggcgaagatggaaaaatgtggcttttcctttcggaaaatgtttcgaaatccttaaggtgttgaaaagtttcaaccccttctttgaagctaatgtaaaacgcttaattttaaacatatgtaattcaTTTAATTCATGCCGTcttaattttaaaactaaaattacaaatgtagcagaattaaaaattacaaacaatCTCTCTAACGTCGCTCATCGCTAGCTCTCCCATTGTTATCTTCTGGAGTAAAGAATTCTCCAAGACATGGGGATAGACCTGGGACATCCCCAATTGCCAACATATTAAGTAAATTTCCATAAGGATTAGGCGATTGGAAAGCACTTGGCAATTGTTGGAAAGCAGTCGGTGCACTCGgtcctccaagcatataagatgtttgtggttgtggtggtgtATATCAATCATTTGGGTCATAGGGaaagaatgatgatgaaatgcgcctaggATCTATCCGACATACTTGAGGTTGAGATACAGGCACAGTTTATGGTGAAGTATTCTGTTGTAtgtgtggtgaagaagaactctGTCGTACTTGTGTTTCTCCCACCACTGTTTCTTCACTATCGTGCCATGATCTGTTGCTCCTGATGGAATCGGAAAATTGTGACCGCCGCCCATCATTATTTAcagttggaatcaatccaaacatTGTGTTCTCGTTCCATTTTCGACACACATTCAAGTGTATAGCCTCAATTTTCCGATTCTTCCAATGCAAATCGTTCAGTTGGTTCCGCAACTCTTCCTCACTGGCAGTGACATTGTAGTAAGGATATTCACGTTCCACACCTTGGGAAACAATGGAGATCGTGGTTGgatcaccttgtgaagtaatacttgcCATCTCCCAACGACTTTCGGGCAtatttgacgaagatgatgaagaacttgcacccgtGGTGGGGTAAGTCATGAAGCATGGCTCTTTTGGAGGTGGCTGGCTAGGAACGCTATTTGCATCATGGGACAGGCGTGATTACGCTGGGAGATCAAACCCATAGATGTGGGTGTTGTGTGTCCAAATTACAGGATTTGCAATCGACTCATACCATTTGACATACTCCGTTTCACTAATATCCCTCTGTGTATTTACTTCATACCTCGCCCAATTGGTTCTTCTCAGCCGTTCAAAATTTGATCCAGAGGTTTGCATCTGTTGTGGCGGGTTAATTGCAATTTCATATATACCTTGCATTTGGTACTGCAGTCTTTCTCCCAGGTACCAAACCCCTCTACCCAATGGTGGAgtgtaaaaaacaactctacgcagagaataatcaagaatacGTTGTCCAACATCAGCATCATACCGAGGTTAAATCAATGTAAGGGTGAACAAAGACGTTGTTGTGGCTCCGAGTCATCCGATGAAACCTCTGAACAAAACTGGAACTCGAGATGTCGCTGACAGTGCCCTTCGTTAAGTTGGTCGAGATGTACATATTCAACATTGGAAATCTTTGGGTATCGTCTTTAAGGAGTGGTTTACTAAcacggaagtaggtataccaccaatactgcaaattactccataattttagtatttcGACTTAATCTACATTTGCTCataaaattatttaaattttaaaataataattttgatatttacctctatgatgccccATAAACCAGTGAAGTTATCTCCGCCCATGGACGCATGATCCAGCCCACAGTATAGttctgctaaaattgcagatccccggtcataatctggtgctttgtcaagatcttctaaTGCTTGAAGCCAACCAACACGAGCAACAAAAGTTGAGTTTGGAAATAATGTCTGacccagtacccataagataaacatcctttcgagttcaggatagtcatctacatGCTCTGGGTTTCTAGGTTGGTTAAGGAAATACTTCAACGCTGAACATTTAGTCCCACCTCCtttcaattgtttataatctTCAGGTATTTCTGAATCTATAAACGACAGAAAAGGCGTCTCCCATTTACTATTTGATATTCATTCGTCTTTGTTGAATGGTGGCGGCTCTCCTATTCCACTTGggatcccacaaatgaaatacaaatcaaggggcgtaattcctattacaagtataatatcaactatgattaattcttttgattatttaataattgtttaaaaaatataatttaagATAAGTTAAACAAGCTTACTAATTTCAAAATCAATGAAATGGAATGTGTGCTTCGTCGCCCACCACCTTTCTACTACTGTTGTCGGAattttgttgttgtgtcttctaGGCTTCACACTATAAATCGCACACAAGGGATATTTGTCAACTCTTTCTCGGACTTGAGGGGGTAAAACTTCATAAATAACCTTTAAGTATGAAAATCCACCTCTCATTCTAAAATAATCATCAGACCGATCTTgatgccccgacacatgaccttGGACTAATGATTGACCAACAACGACACTCGGCGCAACAAACTCTGCTTCccgattttgagaaaaatctaCACCTATGGTAGGCCGCGGTGCCGGttcatttcttcgatctcttCTCTTCTTTACAGTATTGACCGCTTTTCTTAAAATGCCGCTCATATTGTATCAAAAAATTTTGATTTAGAAGAGTTGTAGAAGTAGGAAATAATAGCGGtgtgactgaaaatgaaatcagttgaaggaatttatAGCTTTGCAAATATAAACGTTGGAATTATGGCCGTTGGAGATATGAACGTTGGCGATTTTGTTTCTCATGCCCGCGTTGATAGGACCGATGGCAGAGTTTGTATTTTCAACGGCAGAGTTCTTAGTTTCAACGCCTGCGCTTTTCCTACCAATGCCAGCGTGTGTCTCAAGAACGGGCGCTTGATGATAAACCGCCcagtgctttaccatagtggaaaagccAATTTGGCCATCAACAAAAAAATGGATTTGGCCATTGCTATAAGAATTGTCCTAAGAACAGGTTGAGGCAAAGTATCAATCTTAAGTGTTGTTGGTTCTCTATTACGTATAACCTTACCAGTAACAGCATCACGATAATTACTCCGTGGAGGATCCCCAGACCGAACTCCCATTGTTGTGATCAAACTTAAAATCCAAAACTGCGAGCATGGAAAGCAAAAATGCTGTTTCAACACATTGAGCACCCAATGGACAGCTGTAGTCTCCAGATTATATAAAATGGGTTAACTTTTCTCTTGTTGGAAGAATGTTCTTCACGCATTTCCAGGCAAACTGATTGATTCTTGGAAGAAGTGGTAATCTCCAGAGCTTCTTGAATACAGAGTTCATATGCTGCCCAACTAAGTTATGAGTATTCTTCTCTCCAAACATTTTCCGATAAGCTGACTTGACCGAGAAGAAACCATTCTTCTCAAGAGCCCAGATCAATCTATCCTCATGTTGAGTATGTATAGATATGTTGAGAATGTTACTTGCTGTAGTTGAACCAAAGAGTCTGAAAACTAGATTGTAATCCCAGCCTCCAGTTTGTTGTGAAAAAAGCTGATGAACATAGACATAATTGTGTTGATCTGTAACTCCATCTTTTGGTTTACGTGGTCCATCAAGCTGAACAATCCATCTGTGTTTCCAAATTAAGATTTTTCTGACCATTGCCGAAACCCCAAACAGCTGTATCTTCCAATAAATTCGAGCTCACTGCTAATGCTTCTCCAGAAATATTTTGAAGTGCATCAATACCGAGAATGGTTTGCAGGAAAATCTCCTGAACTGGAATTTGATTGTAACAGGATGCCTATCAAATAATTTCCTAGACATCCTTGGGAGAAATCCTGACAACCATGTACTGGAAATACGAAGTTATAGATGATTGGTCTGCGTTTGGTTTGATTACTGGTACAATTTAGTATTATGAATTTCTATGTTATCCGCGAATGGACAATACGTGAAAGAAAAGAGCCATCTCTTGCTACAGTAGGCCGTAAGAAACTGGAAATATCCATCCAGATCAAACTGCATTCACCTCGATTATGTGCCTGTAATCAGTGTCAGAGAATCAAAACTGTACTGATTGTGAAGACAATCAAAGAATCAGTTACTCTCATTACAAATTCAACCGAGATAACAAAGAAAAAGGCCAGATTCCACAGCAACATGTAATCCACTTGTTTTCAAGAGTTTAGATACAAACAATCCAGTTCGTACAAGTTGCAAAGAACCAGTAAAGGAATATTCCTATATGAACAAATTCTGCACATAAACGTCTTTCCCTAAACTTAATTTAGATCTTGGGAATAGGACGACCTATTTTACTGGTACAAATTACAATATCAAATACTGACCCTTCTCTATCTTATGTATGGCCTGTTTCTACTCGACTGGTGGCGATCTGTAGTATGCTGGAACTGTGGCAGGAAAAAACATTTGTCTGACTCCTTCAGCCTTTATAATTGGAAATATAATGCCAGATGCAGTCTGTAAAGAGTAAAGTTTTGCAGGAATCAGAATTGAACAGTTTCAGATCAAATAAAGAAACTAGCTAAAATtatcaaggataagaaagtgcAGTGTTACAACATATTATTACGAACTTCAGAGTCCATCATATTATTACAAAATCAATTAACGATGTATAGATAGAGCTGAAATGGAATGAATTACTCACCGAAATTAATTTAGCTCCAATCCATAGACGTTTGGGTGATGGAAATGGTAGCAATAAACGGCCAACTCCGAATATGGCCACAGCAAAGAAATGGCAAACTAAGCTCAATGGGCGTGGATTGAGTCCAGAGAGTAAAGCTACTGGGCCTTCAGCACAAACCCCTCCAAGACTCAAATAGTCGAAACATGCTTCTCTCATTTCCTTCCTTGCCTGATCAGGAGAAGCACAGAAGACCTTGTACAAGGCTCCAGCCAAAGTATTTATGGTAGATGCCACAGGCTATAAAGACAAAAATATCGTtagttaaaagaaaaaacaaacaaaagagtGTGGGTAGTCGGAAATAAAAGCGTTTGAGAAAGTATATGTGAATAAACTTTACCTTCCGCAAGGTATAAAAGGATTCCAAATATTTACATAAAGAGGCTGAATCATTCAGGTTCCTCAAAGGCTTAAGAAGATTCTGTAGAACAACAATGTCAGACAATGCCACAGTCATCCCTCCGCCGGTTAAAGGGTGGCGCATATTGAATGCATCTCCCATTAACAAGGCACCTGGAGTGGGAAGAGGAGCAGCTGGCATGCTTCTGTTTGGCATTGTTCTTATGTTTCCTTTGTCAATTGCTGCTATAAAGGAATCATATATCTGAGGAGGAATCTGCAACACAACTTTATGGTGAGAACAGGTCCATGGAAGACTAAAACAATGGTAAAGTGCTTAAAATCTGTAGAAAAAGACGACATAGCTACCTGAGGAGCCACCATAGTCTTCAAATATATGGCCATTTCACCGTTTCCAATAGATGGTACTTTTTGGCCAGGTACGTCAACCAAACACCGAACTTCGGTACTGCTGATTTGATAAAATAAGATTGGTGAAGGGTCTGCTAGAATTACATGCCCATGGTTTTGATGGGGAAGCTTGCAGTTCTCAAGGATCAAGCCAACAAAGCATGAGGGAACCTCAACCTGCAGAAAAGTGAGTGACACGATGATTAcaaacaaattacaaaagaatACCTGGTCTGCCAAACAACTTTACAAGATGTGAAGATAGTTAACCTTCGGGCTGCAGAGAGAACGACGCAAGTTTGAAAAGCAACCATCGCAGACAATTGTTAGAGGAGCATATGCATTTATTTCTTCACCAGACTTAGTCTTGTACAATACTCCCTTAATGGTCCCATTTTCTTCTAGTAAGGATGTTACAGTTCCCTGCTCCAACCGCACACTGAAGGAACAATTAAGCAAAAATTAGAACAAAGTTATTCCTATGGAGAAGTTGTTCTTGAATAGATGTTTACCTAGGAAAAAAAAATTTACGAGTCAAATACACATGTATGATGCACCTAATATAGGTATCTCTTTCTCCTAGATATGCATCTAAGAATCACAAAGCCATTAAGTCTATTCCAATAATGCCAACCGAGGAAACCAAAGAGTAATTGCCGCATTGGTTAAGCAAATTCAACAACCTCAACATGCTAACCAAATGGAAATAGATATATCTCTGAATCATCCAAACAAGCAACAAATCGTGTATGCTTTAACCaaataataaatataattttttatcTATTTTATCAATTATTACTATGTTTAAATTTATCCTAATTTATTAGTGAACGAAGTTGGTACCAAATTCTTTTAAATGGTTATTCTTATATAGAGCATTCATATGGATGTTATATAGATAATCTTTTTAGAGGGTCTTTGAACCCAAATGTTAAGCTATATCCCACATCTATGGATTATCTTTCAAACAAATAACAGCAAGAGAATAATTAACATAATTCAACCACTCATATAAGTGTCATATGGGAGTACCTTTCTCTTAGCACACATAATGATGAAAAAACAAGTcattgagtaaaaaaaaaaaggtttgtcGAGTATTAAACAGATTTGTTTTCTATGCTACGTAAAACAAGTCACTGAGTCATTGGGAATTTATCTACATAAAACAACATGCCTTAATCCCCAAAAGGCAATAAAAACATGATATTTTCTTTGCTCAATCGAATCAAACTCATTAAGAAACAATGAATCTACAAAGGAGAAAAGGGAACTGAGTCTGAAACAAACTGATACAGTAAAACAATAAGTGAAAGGATGACACAGACTTTTCCCACGCATAATTTCAAGAAGAACCAAGAAACTATTTACCCATATACAGATAAAGGTGGAGAATCTTTGAACCAGATTGACCAACTAATATAATACTTTGAAGGTAAACAAAGTGAGTGACAGCAACTAGAAGCAAATTTCTAGTTTTAgaagttaaagaaataaaaaaataaagataatgactttttttgagagagagagatagagagttAGTGGCCCTCATTAAACTAGATCATCCTGGTGCAAGGTTTATGTAAGAACTACATAGACAAGATTCGAACTGTATTTGTATATCATGGGAGTATAGCACCagtaaataaatttaaaatatgGAAACAGAATTTACTTGGGAAGGGTAGAGGCTTTCTCCCTCATCCTTTGAATAAAGCGGCCATTGTGAAAGCTTCTCCCAGCCACATCTGAGTGGAACTTTTCCAAGGGATATGTGAGTCTAGTATCTTTACCATCCTTGAAAAGAGCATAACCTAGAACTCTTTGGGAATCAATTTGCTCTACACAATCTGCAGCCAAGAAAAACATATTTCGTCTCTCACATCAAATTTCAAGTTAAAAGGGGAAAGAACGAAGGAATAAACAGATCCAAAGTTTCACACATACCCTGAAGATCCAATTCTATCAACTTCAGGTAGCCTCCTGGTTGTAACAGTTCTCCAACAATTCTGTCAGGCTCGGTTAAATCTCTCTCAATCACAACAACTCGTCGTCCATCCTGCATTTAGTTGCACAATTATTAGCTTTCCATTAAATCTTTCGTATTAGAAACTACCGATATTCAATGAATCAAGAAATTGGAGCAGGAAGATGAAAAATACAGACATCAAGTAAGGACTTCTTAAAACCATCAACTTATCATAGTTGAATTAGATCTAGATTCCCTTTTAGTTCAGTTCTAGAAAACCACAACAGACTAGTGTTGGTGATCAAGCTAAAACGAGAAAACTTGCTACAGGAAGATTTCCAAAAACTGTGGGTACAGGCTTTATACAAAAGTCAAGGTCAACAAGTACAGGATTTCTGAACAAAGCAACTACCCCTTTATCAAATTTATTGAAGCCAGTTCATTGTTATTCGATAAATTGAACAAAAAGATAAACCTTTTGAAAGCACGAATATGAATCATCTTTCCTTTGTCTGGGTATATAAAACCACTAAATATTGGTATCAAACTATCAATTTATCTATAATTTATTTGAAAGTAAACTAGTCCATAAAAGCACTGGTACGAATATCCCAATCCCAGACATAATTCCATCAAAAGAATCACAAGGTTTTGAAaaattgtccaaaaaaaaaaccatcagaATGCAGAGATTGTAAACCTAATAATTGCAAAATCCCTCTATTTTGAATTACCCCCAAGATCTAATAAAACAATGACGAAACTATCATAATTATGAACATAGCAAGAAGAATTAAATAATGGGAAAGAAGAATTAGAACCTTTCCAAGGGTGTAAGCAAGAGCAGCACCAGCAACACCAGCACCAACAATTATAATATCCGTATCACCATTGGATCGTAAATCACCATTGATAGAACTCTTAACACATTCATCTCGGATctcattctttttattcttcttatttccatttaatttcaataaaaataaaagccCTATCAATGATGCTAGGATTCCTCCTAAGATGTACTGAATCATTGTTCTAGTAACAAAAACAATGGAGAAAACagtaaaacaagaaagaaagaaagaaagaaagaaagaaagaagaagaagataaagaagatgacGAGGACGTTGTCTTcttctctctcttctctctctctctgtgaAATTGGCTTTCTTTGTGAATTGTGATATTTGTCTGTCCGTGTAATTTCAAACGCGGATATATCTCGTTTTTATAAATAATGTCAGTTGTCACAGCTCTAAACTGAGAGGGAAACCTTCGCTAACGTACGCTTCTTTGAACAACTCACGTTTTTGGAGCCTAACAGTCCACCTAGGATATACGAAACTCAATATATTATCAAATATTATTTGAGTGATGGACCAAAGATAACGGACCATTCTGGTTTATTCTAGAGTAAAGAAAGGAACTGTCCATCTAGGTAAATTAtaaatttcatttttcttttatcttttataGCTTGTTTGGATagcatatcaaaagtacttttcgaGAAGTTAAAAATCAGTTTGGCTGTCAAATTTCAAAACAATTTCTAGAAGTCGAAGAATTCACTTTATGTGaagcaaaaaaaaatagttttgcttctgaTTTCTGTTTCTGACTTCGACTTTCGGAGAAGGAGAAGTCAGAAATAGATTTGTATCCAAACGCCCTATTAGTTTTgttttctctttcgattttttgaTATGGTCTGTGCATAGGTACAAGTCGATCCCAAAAATTCTAGAAGCAAAAAGAATTGTTTCATAAAaggtggatttttttttgtttcacaaGCTCTGTTTGGATGTACCTTGGTATGCTATTTTTTTACTTAAAGAAGCAAACAAAACCAAAAGTTAATTTCGTGTTCCAAAATAACTTGTAGAAGTAAAAGAATTATGACATCATACCTAACTGCTTCCGATTTTTGGGATTGCGTTCTGTATTTGGTTTCTAAACATGTTAAAAGTTTTAGTGTTTCTACTTAATTAAATCCAAAAGTGAATTCGTAAGGTGTATCCAAGCATCTCTACAATAACTTCAAACAAGACCGGTACTACTAGAGTCTTCCATTTTGGTCATTTTCAACTGTCGAGGCATGCCTGCAGTTCttttggggtttttctcatatGAAATCAAGAAAAACCGGTTGTTATGTTAATATCATACGCCAGATCGTGAAAAGTGTAAAAATGAGCTAACAAAATACTACATTTACTTACTCCAATAACAATTAATTTACCTAAGCAATGATTGGTTTTCCTCGAATTCTTTTAAATATTTAATGTAAGTAAAATTAGTTTATTATTATAACGCATCATAGCATAAAGACACATTTATTTAATTTTCTCTCTCTATATCGAGCATTATGACCGCTGAGTTTTGCTTTTTCTCTAAACTTTACTTCTTTGTTATGCTTGTTTTGAGTTCACCACTGAAACACGAGATGAATCTCAAATCAAAATGGATAGAGTGGTTCCATTTTTTCCAGAATGGCTTTCACAAACCTTGTTAAACTGTCAATTATGTGAAACCGACAagcttaactttttcttttgcacaTAACCTCCTTATACGACGTCGGATTGACTTTATTCTTTCGCCGTTGGCTCAGTACTCTTGTCCTCTTCAAGATGACGAGAAGAAATTCTGGATTTAAAAGAGTTTTACTTGTCTTCGACCCTTTTCCACTTGTAGACTTCACTTTTATGTTATCGTCATAAAGTATGACACCTCGGGTATTTGTAACTGGAAGCAAACCGCTAAAGATAATACTAATAAATAATGAGTTAGAATAGATGGTAACTCTCAGAGTTCCTGAGATATCATGTGCCAGCTGATTGCATTGGTGATGACGATTATATAATAAACCATCTCTCTAAACTTatactttttttttgcttttctttaAATCACCTCATTGAAAGAGTAACGACATTACAATCGTGTAGTAGAATAAAAGAGATATAAGTGATGCAATTTACAAGGCTAGCAAAGGTTTATACCGTAAATCTGTAATGACATTGTTTATAGTATCAGTTTTTGTTGTCAATCATTTTAGAGATGATCAATCGTGAAGATGTATGTAATCTCACAGTTGCAATCAATTGTATATTTCGATATTGTGGCTTCCTGTAAAGGTTCTGATAATGCACGAAGTTCATCGTGTAAAGATTCGTGATCATACGTAAGATTTAAAATGGAATTTGTACGACAAAAATGATTTTATGTGTTGCGTTAATACCAAACATATGCTATTTAGGCATTAAATTTTTTGATACTGACAAAGAATaactgaaatgacgagggtaccgagtacaccataatatttttgtatcaacctaTATAAATACCTTGTTTAATTATACCAAAATAATTATGGCCAAAGAATTACATCAATGAGGTGTaacttgatatatatatatatatatatctaagtTCGAGATCGAATTAACGATGGAATTGTATCGAGTGGATTAccgtacaagtgcaattacttaATTGTAAATGtaataatataataattataGTGTGGAAAGTAAATTAATGACACATCACAGgattttgttaataaggaaaaCTGGCTATACAAACTGACTACCGCAACTTCGCAATAGTTGAGGCCAAGTAAACTATCCCTAGTTATCAGTTCCTTAAGTATCCCTGCACCTACACCCAATCTGGTTTATgtacgtgaatcccaagacattGTCTCCTTTGGGTCGTAATCAGAAAAAACAAATGACTAAATCTTTGGTCATAAAAATAAAGTAGAGTAAATGATCTcccattcataaaaaaaaaacatctttggCCAAAGATCAAACAAAGGCAAagattatcgaaataatcaagCTTAGTGAACAAGCTTTATCCAAGAAATTCCACGAGGAGACGCAACTATACAAGTTTGATCAATTAAGGATtattaatcgaaaactaaaataacaatacgatttaGTTTCTCGCCAACGGTAAAACTAAAGGATTCTTCATCCTTGTAGTTATCTAAAATAGTGAGAGACTAAAAGTGgggttctagggttttgaaagtgagttacgggaggttgactATGAACACTCTtggcctaaaccacgcacagtggacGTTCAAAGACAGTTTCAGTCACAAGGAAGGAGGCTTAGGGCCGGTCTAAGgaagggaagcagatgaagagagagatcaaaaACTTTAGAGTTTGGAGAAAATTGCTCTGAGATTTTATGAAAAAAGTTATGTGTTATCTTGGAGAAATATATGACCTATTTATAGAAGAATTCTCttatctcaggtcggtgaagatagggATTACTTATCGGGCGGAGCAATTTTCTCGTCTCCTtaggaatagatagagataaactaggatGAGCTTATATCTTTATTCCATCGCCTTTAGTCTCTTCTGTGATGATAAATAGGCCAGGTATTCCTCACACGTACAGTAGACCACGAGactaaaaccctaattgatatcctctCATTTGTGTGTGACCGAATCAGATTTTATGATGATGTATTGGagaaagaaatattctctttagtcaTCGTTGGCCAGAATgaagagatattctctgatttgtaacatgactaggatgagtcacgtgaaaaggcaagGAATGCCTCAGAAATCATGATTAGAGAGTGGGAGGAGCTGAGATTGGCTCCCCCACTTCATGGCCAATCACACGAGTCACGTGGAGGTCGTATTGTTACTATGGGTCTCTCTATTGGGCGTGAGGAGCTCAAAGGagtttatccacgtttttggataaacATGACTCTTTAGGGAGATGGTTTAACTCGGATCAGCATGAGGCTGGTTGAGGCTTAGCTCATGAGATTGAGTCTCTTCAGAGTCAGCCGAGATATGTTTGAGACGAAAAGAAAGCTTGTGTACCTAATAAGTGAGACTTTGACTCACTTGTTTTGACCAATGTATTTTGCAGAGATGTGATATGAGTCAATtatgaaaatgcaggggtctaacaaccacacccaacaattcgtttggaaatcttagaggacttactccaatatactttctagagaatcaactagacagtcagactcaatctagagaaaagtatatcaaagagtttaatatctctaacccttaattcaatctgcaatcaacaaatagaaatttgcgagaccgattgaatataagaggagtaacttgaacggtaccaaagaccaatgttcaagtgtcaatcaatttaaatcaacaaccaaaggttggatattctaattgattgatcttaacgcacaactgatgagcacgaaagtgcgaagaattttcacccataaatacattagctcaGACTCATTTTATcagtaataaacttgtttgtaggtgtttttatgaaataagatcttatggagaaagttgctcgaaaagtggtttttgtaccccggaggacacatgttattcggactctcaattttggataaggggtacccaattactaaggggcatcctaattgctattcgcactaccggattggataaggggaggagcgttgattgcctttgatttgtaaaaggaaggatatattctcggtttgaagaaaatagaggtgaagatattgtttgtgttattacatgctgatttggagaagatttgccgtgggagtatattcttcattgattggaggagttatatggaaggaaatggaaagaagatattctgttttgatttgttattatcctgaagatagttcaacagctcatatacacgtaacagaaaagggaaggagaataaaatctccatgatttggcagagaagtcaaaaaaagatattttcgggtttaagtgatttgattctctgagttatagtaggaagttacgtaggatattcttttaatatttccgGATATCTAATTGGGGGTTTTGGGATGAAccaaacaacttagaatcgcgtgataataatggaaaatattcccgtggagaataatggagtaaagagagaatatttgcgcactgaacaagagatattgggtgttgctgagactatataatgagtttactggaGTCATAGATGGGCATCGAGAGTTGGGTGAGGCTACAGAGAGGAATAGGAAGCTacagagcagatttttctgctgctgcagggaAGAAAAACCTGAAGAATATAAAACCGTAGAATACTGTCGTTTCAAGGGTCGTATCTTTAACAGTTTGTAACGGTCAGTTTGTAACGTC
This genomic stretch from Papaver somniferum cultivar HN1 chromosome 5, ASM357369v1, whole genome shotgun sequence harbors:
- the LOC113283435 gene encoding squalene monooxygenase-like: MIQYILGGILASLIGLLFLLKLNGNKKNKKNEIRDECVKSSINGDLRSNGDTDIIIVGAGVAGAALAYTLGKDGRRVVVIERDLTEPDRIVGELLQPGGYLKLIELDLQDCVEQIDSQRVLGYALFKDGKDTRLTYPLEKFHSDVAGRSFHNGRFIQRMREKASTLPNVRLEQGTVTSLLEENGTIKGVLYKTKSGEEINAYAPLTIVCDGCFSNLRRSLCSPKVEVPSCFVGLILENCKLPHQNHGHVILADPSPILFYQISSTEVRCLVDVPGQKVPSIGNGEMAIYLKTMVAPQIPPQIYDSFIAAIDKGNIRTMPNRSMPAAPLPTPGALLMGDAFNMRHPLTGGGMTVALSDIVVLQNLLKPLRNLNDSASLCKYLESFYTLRKPVASTINTLAGALYKVFCASPDQARKEMREACFDYLSLGGVCAEGPVALLSGLNPRPLSLVCHFFAVAIFGVGRLLLPFPSPKRLWIGAKLISTASGIIFPIIKAEGVRQMFFPATVPAYYRSPPVE